A single region of the Kryptolebias marmoratus isolate JLee-2015 linkage group LG10, ASM164957v2, whole genome shotgun sequence genome encodes:
- the nkx2.1 gene encoding homeobox protein Nkx-2.1, producing the protein MSMSPKHTTPFSVSDILSPLEESYKKVSMENNNLGAPLTSYRQPQVSQAAMQQHHMGHNGTVSAAYHMTAAGVSQLSHSAMGGYCNGNLGNMGDLPSYQDGMRGSATATGWYGANPDPRFSTISRFMGSSSGMNMGSMGSLSSLADVGKGMGSLSSTPRRKRRVLFSQAQVYELERRFKQQKYLSAPEREHLASMIHLTPTQVKIWFQNHRYKMKRQAKDKVSQQQMQQDSSSCQQQQQQQQQQQSPRRVAVPVLVKDGKPCQGSGHTPTSTAQTHHQQGGNVMIMSNNTSGLAQHQGQQVGGHSPDLAQHSSSPPSLQSQVAGLSHLNSPGAEYGSALQCSALLYGRTW; encoded by the exons ATGTCGATGAGCCCTAAGCATACGactcctttttctgtttccgATATCTTGAGTCCCCTTGAGGAGAGCTATAAGAAAGTAAGTATGGAGAATAACAACTTGGGGGCACCTCTCACTTCTTACCGGCAGCCGCAGGTCTCTCAGGCGGCGATGCAGCAGCACCACATGGGTCACAACGGGACCGTGTCTGCGGCGTACCACATGACGGCGGCAGGTGTTTCTCAGCTCTCACACTCTGCCATGGGGGGCTACTGCAACGGCAACCTGGGCAACATGGGCGACCTGCCGTCGTACCAGGACGGCATGCGGGGCAGCGCCACGGCCACCGGCTGGTACGGAGCCAACCCAGACCCACGTTTCTCCACCA TTTCTCGCTTCATGGGCTCCTCGTCGGGCATGAACATGGGAAGCATGGGCAGCCTTAGCTCCTTGGCAGATGTCGGAAAAGGCATGGGCTCCCTGTCCAGCACCCCGAGGAGGAAACGGCGCGTGCTCTTCTCCCAGGCGCAGGTCTACGAGCTGGAGCGGCGCTTCAAGCAGCAGAAGTACCTGTCGGCGCCGGAGAGGGAGCACCTGGCGAGCATGATCCACCTCACCCCGACCCAGGTGAagatctggttccagaaccACCGCTACAAGATGAAGAGGCAGGCCAAGGACAAAGTGTCCCAGCAGCAGATGCAGCAGGACAGCAGCTCgtgccagcagcagcagcagcagcagcagcagcaacagtcCCCGCGGAGGGTGGCCGTGCCGGTGCTGGTGAAGGACGGCAAGCCGTGTCAAGGCAGCGGCcacacgcccacctccaccgcGCAAACACACCACCAGCAAGGCGGCAACGTCATGATCATGTCCAACAACACGTCCGGCCTCGCGCAGCACCAGGGCCAGCAGGTGGGGGGTCATTCCCCGGACTTGGCGCAGCACTCCTCCAGTCCGCCGTCCCTGCAGAGCCAGGTGGCCGGCCTCTCCCACCTCAACTCCCCCGGCGCGGAGTACGGCTCGGCCCTGCAGTGTTCGGCCCTGTTGTACGGCAGGACGTGGTGA